One genomic region from Electrophorus electricus isolate fEleEle1 chromosome 23, fEleEle1.pri, whole genome shotgun sequence encodes:
- the si:ch211-150o23.3 gene encoding uncharacterized protein si:ch211-150o23.3 — protein MSRVFLVIIMLGCNVAVQGVQGFDEVHVRLGNAEGARCWGRVEVYQRLQWGTVCSRDWDLRDAAVVCRELDCGFAFATRSGAQLGRFSGEVWWRNVKCSGDEFTLDLCERSPNDGVCSHNEDAGVECTGKLPVPTLSMQTTFSSYSAGEAVLFTCAAPYWRHPIDFHLYKSGVDTPLVTQRAEPRQTRVELTLSELDTSHQGSYSCLYRVQSNPGNSPSSNTINITVLEIHTPQIWYNASPVVQPGWVSLGQSFNVTCFTQPHYPGGTFQLRLIRPSGTVRHSLPAHGALGTFSFASAQASSEGYYCCLYRVQFGGRTFVSRESQPLAISVRGAEPLLSPVVISLLVSGLTFVIATCGILLVARAYCRRAKKPRELERETRTCVDNTYIALTTK, from the exons ATGTCGAGGGTTTTCCTAGTCATAATAATGCTAG GTTGCAACGTCGCCGTTCAGGGTGTTCAAGGTTTTG ATGAAGTGCACGTGAGGCTGGGGAACGCGGAGGGCGCTCGGTGCTGGGGGCGCGTGGAAGTATATCAGAGGCTTCAGTGGGGGACCGTGTGCTCGCGTGACTGGGACCTGCGCGACGCGGCGGTCGTGTGCCGCGAGCTCGACTGCGGTTTTGCCTTCGCGACTCGCAGCGGGGCGCAGCTTGGTCGCTTCAGCGGCGAGGTGTGGTGGAGGAACGTGAAGTGTTCCGGTGATGAATTCACCCTGGACCTGTGTGAACGCTCGCCCAATGATGGAGTGTGTTCACACAACGAGGATGCGGGGGTTGAGTGCACGG GTAAGCTCCCTGTGCCAACGTTGTCCATGCAGACCACGTTCTCCTCCTACTCGGCTGGAGAAGCTGTTCTCTTCACCTGCGCTGCCCCCTACTGGCGACATCCCATTGACTTCCACTTGTACAAGAGCGGCGTGGACACACCCCTGGTGACCCAGAGGGCGGAGCCTCGGCAGACCCGGGTGGAGCTGACCCTCTCTGAGCTGGACACTTCGCATCAGGGCAGCTACAGCTGCCTGTACCGGGTCCAGAGTAACCCGGGCAACTCGCCGTCCAGCAACACCATCAACATTACCGTCT TGGAGATCCACACGCCACAGATCTGGTACAACGCGTCCCCTGTAGTGCAGCCCGGTTGGGTGAGCCTTGGTCAGAGCTTTAACGTCACCTGCTTCACGCAGCCGCACTACCCCGGCGGCACCTTCCAGCTGCGCCTCATCCGGCCCAGCGGCACCGTGCGCCACTCCTTGCCTGCCCACGGCGCCCTGGGCACCTTCTCCTTCGCCAGCGCCCAGGCCTCCAGCGAGGGCTACTACTGCTGCCTCTACAGGGTGCAGTTCGGCGGGCGCACCTTCGTCTCCCGCGAGAGCCAGCCTCTCGCCATCTCTGTTCGAG GGGCGGAGCCACTGCTGAGCCCCGTGGTCATCAGTCTGCTGGTGTCTGGACTCACTTTCGTCATCGCCACCTGCGGCATCCTGCTTGTAGCCAGAGCGTACTGCAGGAGGGCGAAGAAACCCCGTGAGCTGGAGCGCGAGACTCGCACCT GTGTGGACAacacttacattgccttgacaACAAAGTAA
- the LOC113586863 gene encoding emerin isoform X1: protein MATLSSKSNQELSQLLDEYGIKHGPVVGSTRSLYEKKLRDAMAKERKAKPSYYREEEEVTYINHRRPFGHGSYRDSPVFRSEYRDLDTTDEPIVIRTQTQQYSSTPQAWHAAPVYETQRKPAPKPTSARFVPVWLQILLFLIVAGFLVFIFINMESEDTDPFKKLA, encoded by the exons ATGGCAACGCTCAGCAGTAAAAGCAACCAAGAGCTCAGTCAGCTGCTGGACGAATACGGGATCAAACATGGGCCCGTGGTTG GGTCTACCAGATCCCTTTATGAGAAAAAGCTGAGAGACGCGATGGCCAAGGAGAGAAAAGCCAAACCTTCCTATTATCGCGAAGAAG AGGAGGTCACCTACATTAACCACCGTAGACCT TTTGGACACGGGAGTTATAGAGACAg TCCTGTTTTTAGGTCTGAATACAGAGACCTGGACACCACTGATGA GCCCATTGTTATTAGGACACAAACTCAACAGTATAGCAGTACTCCACAGGCATGGCATGCCGCGCCCGTGTACGAGACCCAACGGAAGCCTGCTCCAAAGCCAACCTCGGCACGCTTTGTGCCAGTCTGGCTGCAGATTCTGCTGTTCCTGATTGTGGCTGGCTTCCTGGTTTTTATCTTCATAAACATGGAGTCAGAAGACACAGATCCTTTCAAAAAACTGGCATAG
- the LOC113586863 gene encoding emerin isoform X2 encodes MATLSSKSNQELSQLLDEYGIKHGPVVGSTRSLYEKKLRDAMAKERKAKPSYYREEEEVTYINHRRPFGHGSYRDRSEYRDLDTTDEPIVIRTQTQQYSSTPQAWHAAPVYETQRKPAPKPTSARFVPVWLQILLFLIVAGFLVFIFINMESEDTDPFKKLA; translated from the exons ATGGCAACGCTCAGCAGTAAAAGCAACCAAGAGCTCAGTCAGCTGCTGGACGAATACGGGATCAAACATGGGCCCGTGGTTG GGTCTACCAGATCCCTTTATGAGAAAAAGCTGAGAGACGCGATGGCCAAGGAGAGAAAAGCCAAACCTTCCTATTATCGCGAAGAAG AGGAGGTCACCTACATTAACCACCGTAGACCT TTTGGACACGGGAGTTATAGAGACAg GTCTGAATACAGAGACCTGGACACCACTGATGA GCCCATTGTTATTAGGACACAAACTCAACAGTATAGCAGTACTCCACAGGCATGGCATGCCGCGCCCGTGTACGAGACCCAACGGAAGCCTGCTCCAAAGCCAACCTCGGCACGCTTTGTGCCAGTCTGGCTGCAGATTCTGCTGTTCCTGATTGTGGCTGGCTTCCTGGTTTTTATCTTCATAAACATGGAGTCAGAAGACACAGATCCTTTCAAAAAACTGGCATAG